In Pyrus communis chromosome 8, drPyrComm1.1, whole genome shotgun sequence, one genomic interval encodes:
- the LOC137741736 gene encoding protein SLOW WALKER 1-like — protein sequence MAEPQISKTFPVKPKHKPKPRTPKQTPESKYWSSFKTKQIPDLISSITSLTFSPNAPHSFAAAHSASLTLYNPLNQFSPTATISAFRDVVSSASFRCDGLLVAAADLSGLVQVFDVKTRNPLRKLKSHTRPARFVKYPASDKLHLVSGGDDAIVKYWDVAGETPISDLLGHKDYVRCGDCSPVSSDMFVTGSYDHTVKLWDVRVRDSGSVMEVNHGKPVEDVIFLPSGGLIATAGGDSVKIWDLMAGGKMVYSMESHNKTVTSICVAKIGKDSGEEAQQYRILSVALDGYMKVFDYAKMKVTHSMRFPAPLMSVGFSPDCMTRVIGTSNGMIYAGRRKYKEGAGGGSDEELDRPLSKYEKREKRLKALGDAGGLGPVMEEPQIQVLRPSNFRYFHRGQGEKPSERDYVVMRPKKVKLAEHDKLLKKFRHKDALVCVLRSKNPENVVAVMEELVARNKLLKCTLNLDSEELELLLKFLQKHLTVPSYSGLLMGLTKKVLETRIEDIKASDALKVHIRNLKRSVEEEIRIQQSLQEMQGIISPLLRITGRR from the coding sequence ATGGCGGAACCACAAATCTCCAAGACCTTCCCTGTGAAACCCAAGCACAAGCCTAAGCCCCGAACCCCCAAACAAACCCCCGAATCCAAATACTGGTCCTCCTTCAAAACCAAGCAAATCCCTGACCTCATCTCCTCCATCACCTCCCTCACCTTCTCCCCCAACGCCCCACACTCTTTCGCCGCCGCCCACTCCGCCTCCCTCACTCTCTACAACCCCCTAAACCAATTCTCGCCCACCGCCACCATCTCCGCCTTCCGCGACGTCGTTTCTTCAGCCTCATTCCGCTGCGATGGCCTCCTCGTCGCCGCCGCCGACCTCTCTGGCCTAGTCCAGGTCTTCGATGTCAAAACCCGAAACCCGCTTCGGAAACTTAAATCCCACACGCGCCCAGCTCGGTTCGTCAAATACCCAGCTTCTGACAAGCTCCATTTGGTCTCCGGCGGCGACGATGCCATTGTCAAGTACTGGGACGTCGCTGGCGAGACTCCGATTTCCGACTTGCTCGGCCACAAGGACTACGTGCGGTGCGGGGATTGCTCGCCGGTCAGTTCGGATATGTTCGTTACTGGGTCATATGATCACACGGTGAAGCTTTGGGATGTGAGGGTTAGAGATTCGGGGTCGGTGATGGAGGTGAATCACGGAAAGCCGGTGGAGGACGTGATTTTCTTGCCATCCGGTGGATTAATTGCGACGGCTGGCGGCGATTCTGTGAAGATATGGGATTTGATGGCAGGTGGGAAAATGGTGTATTCGATGGAGAGCCACAATAAGACTGTGACTTCGATTTGCGTTGCGAAAATCGGAAAGGATAGCGGGGAGGAGGCGCAGCAATATAGGATTTTGAGTGTGGCATTGGATGGTTACATGAAGGTGTTTGATTATGCAAAGATGAAGGTCACTCACTCAATGCGGTTCCCTGCGCCGCTAATGTCGGTAGGGTTTTCGCCCGATTGTATGACGAGGGTGATTGGAACTTCGAACGGGATGATCTATGCTGGGAGGAGGAAGTACAAGGAAGGCGCAGGGGGTGGTTCTGATGAGGAGCTAGATAGGCCGCTTTCGAAGTATGAGAAGAGGGAGAAAAGGTTGAAGGCCTTGGGGGATGCTGGGGGTTTGGGACCTGTGATGGAGGAACCGCAGATTCAGGTTTTAAGGCCTTCGAATTTTCGGTATTTCCATAGAGGGCAAGGGGAGAAGCCGTCCGAGCGGGACTATGTGGTAATGAGGCCAAAGAAAGTGAAATTGGCCGAGCATGACAAGCTATTGAAGAAGTTTAGGCACAAGGATGCTCTGGTGTGTGTCTTGCGCAGCAAGAATCCGGAGAATGTCGTGGCGGTGATGGAGGAATTGGTGGCGAGGAATAAACTGCTGAAATGCACGTTGAATTTGGATTCGGAGGAGCTGGAATTGCTGCTGAAGTTCTTGCAGAAGCACTTGACAGTGCCAAGTTACTCAGGGTTGTTGATGGGGTTGACAAAGAAGGTTCTTGAGACGAGGATTGAGGACATTAAAGCTTCCGATGCGTTGAAGGTCCATATCCGAAACCTTAAACGGTCAGTTGAGGAGGAAATTCGGATACAACAGTCGTTGCAGGAGATGCAGGGTATAATTTCTCCGTTGTTGAGAATTACTGGAAGAAGATGA
- the LOC137743876 gene encoding pentatricopeptide repeat-containing protein At2g22410, mitochondrial-like has translation MNWILFNSTFELIICHVMKSHFHFLRSTHRLQILRQFSSASAIKPTWNSKTNVIITNPTLQIMESCTTMLQLKQIQAQMTTTGLITHTFPVSRVLAFCALADGGDIRYARLLFTQIGKPNTYMWNTMIRGYSKAQIPAIGFSFFSRMVREGVEMDSRSFVFALKACGQFGRVLEGDSIHCVIWKMGFDSDLLVRNGLLHYYAEGGFLSLARKVFDESSARDVVTWTAMIDGYAGSNCSDEAMELFGSMLLSNVEPNEVTMIAVLSACSERGDIVMGKSVHEYIQKKSVNCSLNLLNALLDMYVKCGCLLAAQETFDNMKVRDVFSWTSMVNGYAKCGDLDSARKFFDDMPERNVVSWNAMIAGYTQNNQPNDALKLFYDMVESGMVPTEDSLVCALSACGQLGCLYLGQWIHNYYIDQKRILRSVILGNALMDMYAKCGGINSAAQLFNEMPERNVVSWNTMIAAYAGHAKQALTLFDQMKSTGLKPDSITFVAVLSACSHGGLVSEGKEHFESMATDHGIEPKKEHYACMIDLLGRVGLLEEAYELINKMPMEPGESAWGALLNACKIHGNVEMAKFSAERLLELDPEDSGIYVLLANLCANSKRWDDVRILRSMMKERGVKKNPGRSLIEVEGEFHEFLAADKSHAHSQEIYKVLNEIYSFSKLVSFPSYYLPSLSLNLGSSDDFTTYD, from the coding sequence atgaattgGATCCTTTTTAACTCTACATTTGAGCTAATAATTTGCCATGTTATGAAGTCCCACTTCCACTTTCTGCGTTCTACTCACAGGCTCCAAATTCTGAGACAATTCTCGTCAGCCTCCGCCATTAAACCCACATGGAACTCCAAAACCAACGTAATAATCACAAACCCAACTCTGCAGATCATGGAATCCTGCACCACCATGCTCCAGCTGAAGCAAATTCAAGCTCAAATGACTACCACCGGCCTCATCACGCACACCTTTCCGGTCAGCAGGGTTTTAGCCTTCTGCGCTCTCGCCGACGGAGGCGACATTCGATACGCGCGTCTTCTTTTCACCCAGATTGGAAAGCCCAATACGTATATGTGGAACACAATGATCAGAGGCTACTCAAAGGCTCAAATTCCAGCAATTGGGTTTTCGTTTTTCAGTCGAATGGTTCGTGAAGGTGTGGAGATGGACAGCCgaagttttgtttttgcgctCAAGGCGTGCGGGCAGTTTGGGAGAGTTTTGGAGGGAGATTCGATTCATTGCGTGATTTGGAAGATGGGTTTTGATTCTGATTTGCTGGTACGAAATGGGTTGCTCCATTATTATGCTGAGGGTGGGTTTCTAAGTCTTGCACGCAAAGTGTTTGATGAAAGTTCTGCGAGGGATGTTGTTACTTGGACCGCGATGATTGATGGGTATGCAGGAAGTAATTGTTCTGATGAGGCTATGGAATTGTTCGGCTCGATGTTGTTGAGTAATGTCGAACCGAATGAGGTTACTATGATTGCAGTGCTTTCGGCGTGTTCCGAAAGGGGAGATATTGTTATGGGAAAGAGTGTTCATGAATACATACAAAAGAAGAGTGTGAATTGTAGCCTAAATTTGCTCAATGCTTTGTTGGATATGTATGTGAAATGCGGATGTTTGCTTGCGGCTCAAGAGACTTTTGACAACATGAAAGTCAGGGATGTATTTTCATGGACTAGCATGGTTAATGGATATGCAAAATGTGGGGACTTGGACTCTGCAAGAAAGTTTTTCGATGACATGCCCGAAAGAAATGTAGTATCTTGGAATGCGATGATTGCTGGTTATACACAGAATAATCAACCCAATGACGCGTTGAAATTGTTTTATGACATGGTGGAGTCAGGTATGGTTCCAACAGAGGACAGTTTAGTGTGTGCTCTATCTGCTTGTGGTCAATTGGGCTGCCTGTATTTGGGTCAGTGGATTCACAACTACTATATCGATCAAAAGCGTATTCTACGCAGCGTGATTCTGGGGAACGCATTGATGGACATGTATGCCAAATGTGGGGGTATAAATTCGGCCGCACAACTCTTCAACGAAATGCCAGAGAGAAATGTGGTTTCTTGGAACACCATGATTGCTGCATATGCCGGCCATGCGAAGCAAGCGCTTACTCTGTTCGACCAAATGAAAAGTACGGGACTGAAACCGGATTCTATCACATTTGTGGCGGTCTTGTCTGCTTGCAGTCATGGTGGATTAGTTTCTGAAGGCAAAGAGCATTTTGAAAGCATGGCTACGGATCATGGGATCGAGCCGAAAAAGGAACATTATGCTTGTATGATAGATTTACTTGGAAGAGTTGGATTGCTCGAAGAAGCTTACGAGTTGATAAACAAAATGCCAATGGAGCCAGGGGAGTCTGCTTGGGGTGCACTTCTTAATGCATGTAAAATTCACGGGAATGTTGAGATGGCTAAGTTTTCTGCTGAGAGACTCTTAGAATTGGATCCCGAAGACAGTGGTATTTATGTACTGCTTGCAAATTTATGCGCTAATTCGAAAAGGTGGGACGATGTACGGATCTTAAGGAGCATGATGAAAGAGAGGGGTGTGAAGAAGAATCCGGGGCGAAGCTTGATAGAGGTAGAGGGTGAGTTTCATGAGTTTTTGGCTGCTGATAAATCACACGCTCACTCACAAGAGATTTATAAAGTACTAAATGAAATATATTCGTTCTCCAAATTAGTCTCTTTCCCCTCGTACtaccttccctctctctctctgaaccTCGGTTCTTCAGACGATTTTACAACTTATGATTAG